CCCGCAACCTCTTCTGGTGCCCGGGCTGCCAGCCGGGCACGGGCGGCGGCTGACGGGCGGGATGCCGCCCGGAACCGCCGCGGAACGCCCGTTCCGCGGACCCGGCAGCGGGGGAGGCCCTCAGAACCCGTGCGGCAGCCAGGGCGCCACATCCGACCCGAACGCCACCGAAGCCGCCGCCAGCGCACCGGGCCGCAGCTCCCGCACCCGTCCCGCCGCCGCCAGCGCCGTCAGGGAGAAACCGCCCAGATACGCCGACCCCAGCTCCCGCACGGACAGCGCCAGCCCGGCCGGGTCCGTGGTCCGCGCACAGGACGCACCCGTCCCGTCGCCGGTCAGCCACCAGCGCCCCTCGTTCCACGGGCAGAACGGGTCGGTGACTTCCAGCACCACATCCACCGGCGTCCGGTACGTCCGCGCCGCCAGCGCCGCGCCCACCTCCACCGGCCGCACGAACAGCGACTCCCGCAGCACAGGTACGCAGCGCCGCATGTCCCCGACGAGATGCGGCAGCGGATCGTCCACCGGCCGGGTGCGCACCGACACCGACGACGTCAGATCGATCCCGAACAGAAAGCGCCACAGCGCCGCGTACACCACCGCGTCCAGTGCCTCGATGTGCCGCACCCGCACCACACCCGCCGGCCCGGCGTCGTCCCAGACCGGTTTGACCGCATAGCGCACATAGCCCCGGACCTCGCCGTCCACCTCGGCCACCACACACTGCAGTTCCCCGGCCCCCTCCCGCTCGCCCGGAGGGTCCAGCACCGCCATCCGCGCCCAGCCGGGCCGCCGCGCCAGCATCCCGGGCCGGGCAGGCACCAGTTGGGCGTAGACCCGCTCGCAGTCGGCCAGCGCGGCCGCCGGGTCCACCAGCCGCAGCCCTACCTCGTCCACACCGGGCAGCTCGGGGGCGGCCAGCCGCAGGGTGTCCACGGTCAGCTGCATTTCCTGGGCCGCCGCCCCGTAGCCGAACCGGCCGTAGATCGCCGGCTCCGAGGCGGTCAGCACCGCCAGCGGCTCCCCGCGCTCCCGGACGTCCGCCAACTGGTGCCGCATCATCTCCCGCAGCAGCCCGCGGCGGCGGTGCGTCGGCTGCACACTGACCATCGTGACCCCGGCCGCCGGCACTTCGGCGCCGCCCGGCACGGTGAGCCCGAAGGAGAACGCCCCCGCCGTGGCGACACAGTCCGCGCCGTCCCAGACGCCGAACGAGCGGCCGGTCTCGGTGACCTCACGCCGGACGGCCCGCTGCTCCGGGGTCGGGGGCGGCTCGCCGAACGCCCGGTTCAGCGTGTCCGACCAGGAGTCCCACTCGACGTCCCGCAGCATCCGTAATTCCGTCGCCATGCCTCATCCCTAGCAGCACGCTCCACGGCGGCGCGACCGCATTTCGAACGGGGTTTCCCGGGAATTTTCCGGCCTGACGTGCGGCGAATCGACGCACCGCCGAACGGGTGGATAAGGTCCCAGAGCAATGACAAGCGGCCAGGGAACGGAAACCCTGACGGCCCGGATGCACAAACGTCTGCACCGGGCCCGCATCGGCGTGCGCAAGGCCGGTGTCGACTACTTCCGCGGTGAGGGCTCCGACCGGTTCGCGCTGGCCGCCCTGCTCATCGCCATACCCGCCATCGCCGCGGGCACACTCTGGTGGCCGGAATGGATCGCCCCGACGGCGCTGGTCCTCCCGGTCATCGCCGGCGGACTGCTGTTGCGGCCGGCCAACCTCCTCGTCCTGTACGGCGCTTCCGCGACCGCGCTGGTCGTCGAGTCCGCCCTGTTCGGCCCGTACGACGAAGGGCCGGAACGGATCACTCCGGGCACGGTCCTGGTCGTCGCCGCGGTCGGGCTCTTCGGGCTGCTGATCGCCCAGTTCCGCAGCCGGGTCGGGGTGCCCTGGCGACGCGGCGGCACCATGCTCTTCGACCTGCGCGAACGCATCCGCGTCCAGAGCACGCTCCCCAAGCTGCCCCCGGCCTGGCACCACGAGATGGCGCTGCGCCCGGCCGGCGGACAGTCCTTCTCCGGCGACTTCGTGGTGGCCTCCCGCACCCACGGCGGCACCATCCTCGAAGTGGTGCTGACCGATGTCTCCGGCAAGGGCATGGACGCGGCCTCCCGCGCACTGCTGCTCTCCGGCGCCTTCGGCGGTCTGCTCGGCTCGCTGCCGCCGCACGGCTTCCTGCCCGCCGCCAACGGCTATCTGCTGCGCCAGGACTGGGACGAAGGGTTCGCGACCTCCATCCACCTCGTCCTCGACCTGGAATCCGGCGACTACGAACTCTTCTCCGCGGGCCATCTGCCGGCGTTGCAGCTCAGCGCCGGCACCGGCCGCTGGGAGGAGAAGTCGGGGGACGGGCCGCTGCTCGGCGTCTATGACGGCGCCCAGTTCGACCCGGTCAAGGGCACGCTGCGGACGGGCGACGTGCTGATGCTGTTCACCGACGGCCTGGTCGAGGCCG
This genomic stretch from Streptomyces nigrescens harbors:
- a CDS encoding GNAT family N-acetyltransferase, whose translation is MATELRMLRDVEWDSWSDTLNRAFGEPPPTPEQRAVRREVTETGRSFGVWDGADCVATAGAFSFGLTVPGGAEVPAAGVTMVSVQPTHRRRGLLREMMRHQLADVRERGEPLAVLTASEPAIYGRFGYGAAAQEMQLTVDTLRLAAPELPGVDEVGLRLVDPAAALADCERVYAQLVPARPGMLARRPGWARMAVLDPPGEREGAGELQCVVAEVDGEVRGYVRYAVKPVWDDAGPAGVVRVRHIEALDAVVYAALWRFLFGIDLTSSVSVRTRPVDDPLPHLVGDMRRCVPVLRESLFVRPVEVGAALAARTYRTPVDVVLEVTDPFCPWNEGRWWLTGDGTGASCARTTDPAGLALSVRELGSAYLGGFSLTALAAAGRVRELRPGALAAASVAFGSDVAPWLPHGF
- a CDS encoding PP2C family protein-serine/threonine phosphatase; its protein translation is MTSGQGTETLTARMHKRLHRARIGVRKAGVDYFRGEGSDRFALAALLIAIPAIAAGTLWWPEWIAPTALVLPVIAGGLLLRPANLLVLYGASATALVVESALFGPYDEGPERITPGTVLVVAAVGLFGLLIAQFRSRVGVPWRRGGTMLFDLRERIRVQSTLPKLPPAWHHEMALRPAGGQSFSGDFVVASRTHGGTILEVVLTDVSGKGMDAASRALLLSGAFGGLLGSLPPHGFLPAANGYLLRQDWDEGFATSIHLVLDLESGDYELFSAGHLPALQLSAGTGRWEEKSGDGPLLGVYDGAQFDPVKGTLRTGDVLMLFTDGLVEAADRDIAEGIDRLTGEADRYVAGGFAGAAWHLIEAVAKDVNDDRALLLICRDA